One window of Mediterraneibacter butyricigenes genomic DNA carries:
- a CDS encoding response regulator, protein MEKYKVILVDDEAEVIDVMEQKIRWNELGFEVVGSATNGVKALELVEKLQPDVVLTDIKMPYMDGLELSRRLNQDYPNIYILLCTGFDEFEYAKEAVHLEIKEYMLKPINAAELSGCLTGLKETLDKEREEKLNVRKLEDYFREVLPALRSNLFVSLIEGRVSEEDYEKFLKAYQVDMRGPLYCCVVFHTSSNHVPDGMAPLLLSMSVEREIKQRLVREWDCQEFIYLGNTVLILELDSENQIVEITDSCDRFCRWAYRIMGAVVTAGVGRTCDNLFNIHLSYGGAREAVSYRVLYGTKRAINIGEIVSKEQKVAELPEEARMHELLRAIQLGDRKEIENAAKKEIEKLHRTAGTISQYNLAIMELVSSFYRFCAHNSTDFNEIVGNAQNPYEKVAKMDESSLTAWIIETAWMISENLKTARNSTSQRFVTEAQMIVRNKYMDSEISLDTVCSELGVSNSYFSSVFKKETGKAFISYLTDYRMDIAAELMLNTNDKSYTIAEKVGYQDANYFSYVFKKRFGVSPSKYRAEHIKK, encoded by the coding sequence ATGGAAAAATACAAGGTAATTCTGGTGGATGATGAGGCAGAAGTAATTGACGTGATGGAACAGAAGATCCGTTGGAATGAGTTGGGATTTGAGGTGGTCGGAAGTGCGACGAATGGCGTAAAAGCATTGGAACTTGTAGAAAAACTTCAACCGGATGTGGTTCTGACAGACATTAAGATGCCCTACATGGATGGTCTGGAATTGTCCAGGAGACTGAATCAGGATTATCCCAATATTTATATTCTGCTGTGTACTGGATTTGATGAATTTGAATATGCGAAAGAAGCAGTACATCTCGAGATCAAAGAATATATGCTGAAACCGATCAATGCGGCAGAGCTATCGGGATGCCTGACTGGTCTGAAAGAGACTCTGGATAAAGAGCGAGAAGAAAAATTAAATGTCAGAAAACTGGAAGACTATTTCCGGGAGGTGTTACCGGCACTTCGTTCTAATTTGTTTGTTTCGTTGATCGAAGGGCGGGTAAGTGAAGAAGACTATGAGAAATTTTTAAAGGCATATCAGGTGGATATGAGAGGACCACTTTATTGCTGTGTGGTATTTCATACATCATCCAATCATGTTCCGGACGGAATGGCCCCACTGCTGTTGTCGATGTCGGTGGAACGGGAGATCAAACAGCGTCTGGTGCGGGAATGGGACTGCCAGGAGTTTATTTATCTGGGGAATACAGTATTGATACTGGAGCTGGATTCTGAAAATCAGATTGTGGAGATCACTGATAGCTGTGACAGATTCTGTAGATGGGCATACCGGATCATGGGAGCGGTAGTCACGGCGGGAGTTGGAAGAACCTGCGATAATCTGTTCAACATTCATCTTTCTTACGGAGGTGCAAGAGAGGCTGTTTCTTACCGTGTGTTATATGGGACAAAACGTGCGATCAATATCGGCGAGATTGTATCCAAAGAACAGAAAGTGGCAGAACTTCCAGAAGAAGCAAGAATGCATGAGCTTTTACGTGCAATCCAGCTGGGGGACAGAAAAGAGATTGAGAATGCTGCAAAAAAAGAGATCGAGAAACTACACAGAACAGCGGGGACGATCAGTCAGTACAATCTGGCAATTATGGAGCTTGTAAGCAGTTTCTACCGATTTTGTGCACATAATTCCACAGATTTTAATGAGATTGTGGGAAATGCACAGAATCCTTATGAAAAGGTGGCGAAAATGGATGAGAGTTCGTTGACTGCCTGGATCATTGAAACAGCGTGGATGATCAGTGAGAATTTGAAGACTGCAAGAAACAGTACATCTCAGAGATTTGTGACAGAGGCACAGATGATCGTGAGAAATAAATATATGGATTCTGAGATTTCGTTAGACACCGTTTGTTCGGAACTGGGAGTATCCAATTCCTATTTTTCTTCGGTATTTAAGAAAGAGACTGGAAAAGCATTTATTTCTTATCTGACGGATTACCGAATGGATATTGCGGCAGAGTTAATGCTGAATACTAACGATAAGAGCTATACGATCGCAGAAAAAGTGGGCTATCAGGATGCGAATTATTTCAGTTATGTATTCAAAAAAAGATTTGGAGTCTCACCATCAAAATACAGAGCAGAACATATAAAGAAGTAA
- a CDS encoding ABC transporter permease subunit has product MAEKSVILSAEEEARLLKPIDEYVGKIQSQIDALRWDGSDKVNSLKNQIAVAKEDKNLSKEQQNQIIADCKKELEKAKAVEDANKQKIASLIADAEGYLAKHYKTEYYDIVAKSCEAEKSAENSNYEKLKAEIQAEEKKAISKLSNSDDIKAEKYTYKNKLFDAQMTHESRLQEIKDRKHDAYMHKYHLIDLLRMSKYTFAQKQAQKWENYKYTFNMTQYLYRNGLYIVIILIFIALCIITPVVKNAQLLTVTNILNILQQASPRMFLALGVAGLILLTGTDLSVGRMVGMGMVTATIIMHNGINTGSVFGHIFDFSSMAPVQKALLALAVCIILTTAFAMVAGFFMAKFKMHPFISTMANMLIIFGLVTYATKGVSFGAIDSAIPNMFIPQIGRFPTIILWAVAAIIIVWFIWNKTIFGKNLYAVGGNPEAAAVSGISVFKVTMGAFILAGILYGCGSWLECNRMIGSGSAAYGQGWDMDAIAACVVGGVSFTGGIGKISGVVTGVLIFTFLTYSLTILGIDTNLQFIFEGIIILAAVTLDCLKYVQKK; this is encoded by the coding sequence ATGGCAGAAAAGAGCGTAATTCTTTCGGCTGAAGAAGAGGCGAGACTTTTAAAACCGATTGATGAATATGTTGGAAAAATACAGAGCCAGATTGACGCTTTGCGTTGGGATGGATCTGACAAAGTAAATAGTTTAAAAAATCAGATTGCAGTTGCAAAAGAGGATAAGAATTTATCCAAAGAGCAGCAGAATCAGATTATTGCAGATTGCAAAAAAGAACTGGAGAAAGCGAAAGCGGTAGAAGATGCGAACAAACAGAAAATCGCAAGTCTGATCGCTGATGCAGAAGGTTATCTTGCAAAACATTATAAGACCGAATACTATGATATTGTTGCAAAAAGCTGTGAGGCTGAGAAGAGTGCAGAGAATAGTAATTATGAAAAATTAAAAGCCGAGATTCAGGCAGAAGAGAAGAAAGCGATCAGTAAACTGTCGAATTCTGATGATATCAAAGCAGAGAAATATACATACAAGAACAAGCTTTTTGATGCACAGATGACACATGAATCCAGACTTCAGGAGATTAAGGACAGAAAGCATGACGCATACATGCACAAATATCATTTGATCGATCTTTTGCGTATGTCAAAATATACGTTTGCTCAAAAACAGGCACAGAAGTGGGAAAACTACAAATATACATTTAATATGACACAGTACTTATATAGAAATGGATTGTATATTGTAATCATCCTGATCTTTATTGCATTATGTATCATTACACCGGTAGTTAAGAATGCACAGTTGCTTACAGTGACGAACATCCTGAACATCTTACAGCAGGCATCGCCTCGAATGTTCCTGGCTCTGGGAGTTGCAGGACTGATCCTTTTAACTGGTACAGACCTTTCGGTAGGACGTATGGTTGGTATGGGTATGGTTACAGCGACCATTATCATGCACAATGGTATTAACACCGGTAGTGTATTTGGACACATTTTTGATTTCTCAAGTATGGCTCCGGTACAAAAAGCATTGCTGGCACTGGCAGTATGTATTATCCTGACTACAGCATTTGCGATGGTTGCAGGATTCTTCATGGCGAAGTTTAAGATGCATCCGTTTATTTCGACGATGGCGAACATGTTGATCATCTTTGGTCTTGTAACTTATGCAACAAAGGGAGTTTCTTTCGGTGCGATTGATTCTGCAATTCCGAATATGTTCATCCCACAGATTGGAAGATTCCCTACGATCATCCTGTGGGCAGTGGCAGCAATCATTATCGTATGGTTTATCTGGAACAAGACAATTTTTGGTAAGAACCTGTATGCTGTAGGTGGAAACCCGGAAGCAGCAGCTGTATCAGGAATTTCCGTATTCAAGGTAACAATGGGAGCATTCATTCTGGCTGGTATTCTTTATGGATGTGGTTCATGGTTAGAGTGTAACCGAATGATCGGTTCCGGTAGTGCTGCTTATGGACAGGGATGGGATATGGATGCCATCGCAGCCTGTGTAGTTGGTGGTGTTTCATTTACCGGTGGTATCGGTAAAATCTCAGGTGTAGTAACTGGTGTGTTGATTTTCACATTTTTGACATACTCTCTGACGATCCTTGGTATCGATACAAACCTTCAGTTTATTTTTGAAGGTATCATCATTCTTGCAGCAGTAACACTTGACTGCTTAAAATATGTACAGAAGAAATAA
- a CDS encoding sugar ABC transporter ATP-binding protein produces the protein MAEDKNKYILSINGMSKSFGRNKVLKHINLNVKPGTIMGLMGENGAGKSTMMKCLFGTYQKDEGTIILDGREVNFSGPKDALENGVAMVHQELNQCLERSVVDNLFLGRYPKNSFGIVDEGRMKKETSKLFRKLGITVSLTQPMKKMSVSQRQMCEIAKAISYNSKVIVLDEPTSSLTAPEVEKLFQMMRQLKAQGISLIYISHKMDEILDICDEISVLRDGSLIMTKDSKDTDMNELISAMVGRSLDNRFPPVDNKPGETILSVQNLSTKYAPKLQNISFDIKKGEIFGFYGLVGAGRTELLETIFGMRTRAEGNVVYNGKVMNFSSPKEAMDHGFALITEERKANGLFLKGDLTFNTTIANMKQYKNGIALSHDSMVRATAEKIRIMHTKCMGPDDMISSLSGGNQQKVIFGKWLERSPSVFMMDDPTRGIDVGAKYEIYELIINMAKEGKTIIVVSSEMPEILGITNRIGVMSNGHLAGIVNTKETDQEELLRLSAMYL, from the coding sequence ATGGCAGAGGATAAGAATAAATACATCTTATCGATTAATGGCATGAGCAAATCATTCGGCAGAAATAAGGTTTTGAAACATATCAACCTGAATGTTAAGCCTGGAACTATCATGGGACTTATGGGTGAAAACGGTGCCGGAAAATCGACAATGATGAAATGTCTCTTTGGAACCTATCAGAAAGACGAAGGGACGATCATATTAGACGGTCGGGAAGTGAATTTCTCAGGACCGAAAGATGCACTGGAGAATGGAGTGGCGATGGTTCACCAGGAATTAAACCAGTGTCTTGAGAGAAGTGTTGTTGATAATTTATTCCTTGGACGATATCCGAAAAATTCATTCGGAATCGTTGATGAAGGGAGAATGAAAAAAGAAACTTCAAAATTATTTCGAAAACTTGGAATTACCGTAAGCCTGACACAACCGATGAAAAAGATGTCCGTATCACAGCGTCAGATGTGTGAGATCGCGAAAGCAATTTCCTACAATTCAAAGGTAATTGTACTGGATGAGCCGACGTCATCATTGACGGCTCCGGAAGTGGAGAAGCTTTTCCAGATGATGCGGCAGTTGAAGGCACAGGGAATTTCCTTAATTTATATTTCTCATAAGATGGATGAGATTCTTGATATTTGTGATGAAATTTCAGTTTTAAGAGACGGAAGTCTGATTATGACAAAGGACAGCAAAGATACTGATATGAACGAGCTGATATCAGCGATGGTTGGACGTTCTCTGGATAACCGATTCCCACCGGTAGATAATAAACCGGGAGAGACAATTCTCTCTGTACAGAATCTTTCAACAAAATATGCACCAAAACTTCAGAACATATCGTTTGATATCAAAAAAGGTGAGATCTTCGGATTCTATGGTCTGGTAGGTGCCGGACGAACAGAACTTCTGGAGACGATTTTTGGAATGCGTACCAGAGCTGAGGGGAATGTAGTCTATAATGGAAAAGTTATGAATTTCTCTTCACCGAAAGAAGCGATGGATCATGGATTTGCGCTGATCACGGAAGAAAGAAAAGCAAATGGTCTGTTTTTAAAAGGAGATCTTACATTTAATACTACCATTGCAAATATGAAACAGTATAAGAACGGAATAGCATTATCGCATGACAGTATGGTGCGAGCAACGGCTGAGAAGATCAGGATCATGCATACAAAATGTATGGGACCGGATGATATGATCTCAAGCCTTTCCGGAGGAAACCAGCAGAAGGTCATCTTTGGAAAATGGCTGGAACGTTCACCGAGTGTATTTATGATGGACGATCCTACCAGAGGAATTGATGTTGGTGCAAAATATGAGATTTACGAACTGATCATCAACATGGCAAAAGAAGGAAAAACAATTATTGTAGTTTCTTCCGAAATGCCTGAGATTCTTGGAATTACAAACCGTATCGGAGTAATGTCTAATGGACATCTGGCGGGAATTGTAAATACCAAGGAGACTGATCAGGAAGAATTGTTGAGACTCAGTGCAATGTATTTGTAA
- a CDS encoding substrate-binding domain-containing protein, producing MKRKVLAAMMAATLALSLAGCGGSGSSSSSSDSTSASAAANKDKPLCWFNRQPSNSSTGELDKEALNFNDDTYYVGFDANQGAELQGEMVVDYIKANADKIDRNGDGVIGYVLAIGDIGHNDSIARTRGVRSALGTGVEADGNVDSTPAGTNVDGSSKVVQDATIDIDGKTYTIRELASQEMKNSAGATWDAATAGNAIGTWTASFGDQIDVVVSNNDGMGMSMFNAWAKDSKVPTFGYDANSDAVAAIAEGYGGTISQHADVQAYLTLRVLRNALDGVDIDTGIGTADDAGNCLDEGEDYRYSEEDRSYYALNVAVTADNYKDFTDSTKIYDKVSNQLDESKSPSKKVWLNIYNASDNFLSSTYQPLLENYDDLLNLSVDYIGGDGQTESNITNRLGNPSEYDAFAINMVKTDNAAAYTSILSN from the coding sequence ATGAAAAGAAAAGTTTTAGCAGCTATGATGGCAGCAACGCTTGCATTATCATTAGCAGGATGTGGGGGATCTGGATCAAGTTCAAGCTCATCTGATTCTACTTCAGCAAGTGCGGCAGCAAATAAGGATAAACCGCTTTGCTGGTTCAACCGTCAGCCATCTAACAGTTCGACAGGAGAACTTGATAAGGAAGCATTAAACTTCAATGACGATACTTATTATGTAGGTTTCGATGCAAATCAGGGTGCTGAGCTGCAGGGAGAAATGGTAGTAGATTACATCAAAGCAAATGCAGACAAGATCGACAGAAATGGTGATGGAGTTATCGGATATGTATTAGCAATTGGTGATATCGGACATAATGATTCAATCGCACGTACACGTGGTGTTCGTTCAGCTCTTGGAACAGGTGTTGAGGCAGACGGTAACGTAGATTCAACTCCTGCAGGAACAAACGTAGATGGATCTTCTAAAGTTGTTCAGGATGCAACAATTGATATTGATGGAAAGACATACACAATCCGTGAGTTAGCTTCTCAGGAAATGAAGAACTCAGCAGGAGCTACATGGGATGCAGCTACAGCTGGTAACGCAATTGGAACATGGACAGCTTCATTTGGTGATCAGATTGATGTTGTTGTTTCTAATAACGATGGTATGGGAATGTCAATGTTCAACGCTTGGGCAAAAGACAGCAAAGTTCCTACATTTGGATATGACGCTAACAGCGACGCTGTTGCAGCAATCGCTGAAGGATACGGCGGAACAATTTCACAGCATGCAGACGTTCAGGCTTACCTGACACTGAGAGTTCTGCGTAACGCATTAGACGGAGTTGACATTGATACAGGTATCGGTACAGCTGATGACGCTGGTAACTGCCTGGATGAAGGTGAAGATTACAGATACAGCGAAGAAGACAGATCTTACTACGCATTAAACGTAGCTGTAACAGCTGACAACTACAAAGACTTCACAGACTCTACAAAGATTTATGACAAGGTTTCTAATCAGTTAGATGAAAGCAAGAGCCCATCTAAGAAAGTTTGGTTGAACATTTACAATGCATCAGATAACTTCTTAAGCTCTACATATCAGCCACTCCTTGAGAACTATGATGATCTTCTTAACTTATCAGTAGATTACATCGGTGGAGATGGACAGACAGAGTCTAATATCACAAACCGTCTTGGAAATCCAAGCGAATACGATGCATTTGCAATCAACATGGTTAAGACTGACAACGCAGCAGCATATACTTCAATTCTTTCTAACTAA
- a CDS encoding QueT transporter family protein: MKETKHQSVLFLAQGAMIAAIYVVLTLVFAPFSYGEVQVRISEALTILPLFTPAAIPGLFVGCLISNILGGCVLPDIIFGSLATLIGAVGTYMLRRQNKFLAPLPPIIANALIVPFVLRYAYQVPLPIPFMMLTVGIGEVISCGVLGMILHTALNKYRHTIFKTA, encoded by the coding sequence ATGAAAGAAACAAAACATCAAAGTGTGCTTTTTCTGGCACAGGGCGCAATGATCGCCGCAATCTATGTCGTACTGACACTGGTATTCGCACCATTCAGTTACGGTGAAGTTCAGGTAAGAATCTCGGAGGCTCTCACGATCCTTCCCCTTTTTACCCCTGCTGCAATCCCAGGACTTTTTGTAGGATGTCTGATCAGTAATATTCTGGGCGGATGTGTTCTTCCGGACATCATCTTCGGAAGCCTTGCCACATTGATCGGCGCGGTTGGAACTTATATGCTCCGCAGGCAGAATAAATTTCTGGCACCATTGCCACCGATCATCGCCAACGCACTGATCGTTCCGTTTGTTCTGCGTTATGCTTATCAGGTACCGCTTCCGATTCCGTTTATGATGCTGACTGTCGGCATCGGAGAAGTCATTTCCTGCGGTGTTTTGGGTATGATCCTTCATACTGCACTGAACAAATACCGGCACACTATTTTTAAAACCGCATAA
- a CDS encoding M20 metallopeptidase family protein produces MTSVLDFQNKKINSEEIKKRADELRDEVVKVRRWLHQHAEVSWKEYESTEYITAYLENLGLEVHHYPDHTGCWTMIEGGQCSPESKTILLRADFDALPIQEETGESFASIHPGVFHGCGHEMHAAMLLVACKILVEKKEQLPGKVKVLFQAAEETANGAEYYVNQGILDGVDAAYGCHVSSWLESGKIAVNPGPRSASTDEFCIKVQGNGCHGGMPHQGKDALVTACAIVNSLQTIVSRNTDPVDTLVVTVGTIHSGSNYNVVANTATMSGTVRTYSPEVRKGVEEKMRRVAEYTAKAYGCTAEVEYEMKTGPVIHDDPDMCQIAHDAAVKIFGEEDVIETRPVGGGDDFAYFSEKVPGIYAFIGAAKPSDDGEIHGHHHPKVRFDESVLPEGVAMHVQMAFDYLGDGTMKEKKI; encoded by the coding sequence GTGACTTCTGTCTTAGATTTCCAAAACAAAAAGATTAATTCGGAAGAAATAAAAAAACGTGCAGACGAACTGCGGGATGAAGTTGTAAAAGTCAGACGCTGGCTGCATCAACATGCAGAAGTATCCTGGAAGGAATATGAATCGACGGAGTATATTACCGCTTATCTGGAAAATCTTGGTTTGGAGGTACACCATTATCCGGATCATACAGGATGCTGGACCATGATTGAAGGAGGGCAGTGTTCACCGGAGAGCAAAACCATTCTGTTAAGAGCGGATTTTGATGCACTGCCGATCCAGGAAGAGACAGGAGAATCTTTTGCAAGCATTCATCCGGGAGTTTTTCATGGTTGTGGTCATGAAATGCATGCAGCCATGCTTCTCGTAGCCTGCAAGATACTGGTTGAAAAAAAAGAACAGCTGCCAGGAAAGGTGAAAGTATTATTTCAGGCGGCGGAGGAAACGGCGAATGGAGCAGAGTATTATGTAAATCAAGGAATACTGGATGGCGTGGATGCAGCATACGGATGTCATGTTTCATCATGGTTAGAATCAGGCAAAATTGCTGTGAATCCAGGGCCACGTTCAGCAAGTACAGATGAATTTTGTATCAAAGTCCAGGGAAACGGATGCCATGGAGGAATGCCACATCAGGGAAAAGATGCGCTGGTGACGGCCTGTGCCATTGTGAACAGCCTGCAGACGATAGTTTCGAGAAATACAGATCCGGTTGATACATTGGTTGTTACGGTCGGAACGATTCATAGCGGATCGAATTACAATGTGGTAGCCAACACTGCAACGATGAGCGGAACAGTTCGAACATATTCACCGGAAGTACGAAAGGGTGTAGAAGAAAAAATGCGTCGCGTGGCAGAATATACTGCAAAAGCATATGGTTGTACCGCTGAGGTAGAATATGAAATGAAAACAGGGCCTGTGATCCATGATGATCCGGATATGTGTCAGATTGCACACGATGCGGCAGTGAAAATTTTTGGAGAAGAAGATGTGATTGAAACCAGGCCAGTCGGCGGTGGAGATGATTTTGCTTATTTTTCAGAAAAAGTCCCTGGAATTTATGCCTTTATCGGAGCGGCAAAACCATCAGATGATGGAGAAATCCATGGGCACCATCACCCAAAGGTACGTTTTGACGAGTCAGTGCTGCCGGAAGGGGTAGCTATGCATGTACAGATGGCGTTTGACTATCTGGGAGATGGAACTATGAAAGAAAAGAAGATATAG
- a CDS encoding L-2-amino-thiazoline-4-carboxylic acid hydrolase, which produces METIYDVPVLLRREIEALMVKPFLDAFEKELGHEKTYEIVEKVIAEIAFEQGKDYAVVLGGNGIDALMGQAESWSANDALDVDMKVENETDCYMTVKRCAYVDMYDRIGMKDLGATLSCLRDEYFYEGMNPEIKMSRSKTLMSGGDCCDFCLRFPKQKD; this is translated from the coding sequence ATGGAAACAATTTATGATGTACCGGTATTACTTAGAAGAGAGATTGAGGCGCTGATGGTCAAGCCGTTTCTCGATGCATTTGAGAAAGAGTTGGGACATGAAAAAACATATGAGATCGTAGAAAAGGTGATTGCAGAAATCGCATTTGAACAGGGAAAAGACTACGCGGTAGTATTAGGAGGAAATGGAATCGATGCATTGATGGGGCAGGCAGAGTCTTGGTCTGCGAATGACGCGTTAGACGTTGATATGAAGGTGGAAAATGAGACGGACTGTTATATGACAGTCAAGAGATGTGCCTATGTCGATATGTACGATCGAATCGGAATGAAAGATTTGGGTGCGACATTATCCTGCTTAAGAGATGAATATTTTTATGAGGGCATGAATCCGGAAATTAAAATGTCAAGATCGAAAACGCTGATGTCAGGAGGTGATTGCTGTGACTTCTGTCTTAGATTTCCAAAACAAAAAGATTAA
- a CDS encoding DUF5058 family protein codes for MNSEYFSQANGPVLWIACIPAVFIVMFECILFYRKSKKQAIELQIDPKLIKTSMKSSAISAIGPCVVVIATVLSLISYVGTPLAWMRNSIIGNAQEELLAANFAANGMGMDLNESLANGTLNLSFLSTAAFVMAAGMCGYVITSALFSDKVALIGEKFSGGNAELLPLLTLGAVVGGMSNIVVGQSIPLGANTIGVAVGAGVMAVIQILAKKMPEKLWLKEWAMTISMFVGMIVAYAASLI; via the coding sequence ATGAATTCTGAATATTTTAGTCAGGCCAATGGGCCGGTTTTATGGATAGCCTGTATTCCGGCTGTATTTATCGTTATGTTCGAATGTATCCTGTTCTACCGAAAGAGTAAAAAGCAAGCCATCGAACTTCAAATTGATCCCAAACTGATCAAAACTTCCATGAAGTCTTCCGCTATTTCTGCGATCGGACCCTGCGTAGTCGTTATCGCAACGGTTCTCTCTTTGATCAGCTACGTCGGAACTCCTCTTGCCTGGATGAGAAATTCTATCATCGGAAACGCGCAGGAAGAACTGCTTGCCGCAAACTTCGCTGCAAACGGTATGGGTATGGATCTGAACGAAAGTCTTGCAAACGGAACCTTGAACCTCAGTTTTCTTTCCACCGCAGCCTTCGTCATGGCCGCCGGAATGTGTGGATATGTCATCACTTCCGCACTCTTTTCTGACAAAGTGGCTCTGATCGGAGAAAAGTTTTCCGGTGGAAATGCAGAATTGCTGCCACTTTTAACCTTAGGTGCTGTCGTTGGTGGTATGTCCAACATCGTAGTCGGACAATCGATTCCTCTTGGCGCCAACACGATCGGTGTCGCTGTAGGTGCCGGTGTTATGGCAGTCATTCAGATTCTTGCAAAGAAGATGCCTGAAAAACTATGGCTCAAAGAATGGGCGATGACCATCAGTATGTTTGTCGGTATGATCGTCGCCTATGCGGCCAGCCTTATCTAA
- a CDS encoding L-cysteine desulfidase family protein, which produces MQTELRNQDYINALKRELIPALGCTEPIAIAYVAAKARETLGVFPDYMEMLCSGNVIKNVKGVKVPNACGMRGVPIAATLGAIGGDASKELEVLQSVTPEHVEQAKQLLENHFFSYQLAEGVANLYISATAHYQDHFARVTVVNHHTCITEIVKDDTLLYQRDPDSVSDEPDWKLWSIHEILDFADHADLAPVQSLLDQQIEKNTAISNEGLSHPYGAEVGRTLLKSYGQDIRTRAMAKAAAGSDARMGGCTLPVVINSGSGNQGMTVSLPVIEYARELGVPKEKLYRALLVSNLLSIYQKHYIGSLSAFCGAVTAACGSGAALTYLSGGDYAAICRTITNTLANVGGILCDGAKSSCAAKIASAVDAAILAHHMSMNGDSFQPGEGIVLEDTENTIKNIGYVGRVGMKDTDVEILHLMIGSVTP; this is translated from the coding sequence ATGCAGACAGAATTAAGAAACCAAGATTATATCAACGCTCTGAAACGGGAACTGATTCCCGCATTGGGCTGTACAGAACCGATTGCGATAGCATATGTCGCTGCCAAAGCACGGGAAACTCTGGGCGTATTTCCGGATTATATGGAGATGCTCTGCAGTGGAAATGTTATCAAAAATGTAAAAGGAGTCAAAGTGCCAAATGCATGTGGTATGCGTGGTGTCCCCATTGCTGCAACTCTCGGTGCCATCGGCGGAGATGCTTCCAAAGAACTGGAAGTGCTTCAAAGTGTCACACCTGAACATGTAGAACAGGCAAAACAACTGTTGGAGAACCATTTTTTCTCCTATCAGTTGGCCGAAGGCGTTGCAAATCTTTATATTTCCGCTACGGCTCACTATCAGGATCATTTTGCCAGAGTTACCGTGGTGAATCACCATACCTGTATTACAGAAATTGTAAAAGACGATACTCTCCTCTATCAGCGTGACCCGGACTCCGTCTCGGATGAACCGGACTGGAAACTTTGGAGCATTCATGAAATTTTAGATTTTGCGGATCATGCGGATCTGGCTCCTGTTCAGTCTCTGCTGGATCAGCAGATTGAAAAGAACACCGCCATCTCCAATGAAGGACTCTCACACCCTTACGGAGCAGAAGTCGGCCGTACCCTTTTAAAAAGCTACGGCCAGGATATTCGCACCCGGGCAATGGCAAAGGCGGCTGCCGGATCGGATGCACGTATGGGCGGATGTACTCTGCCGGTTGTCATCAATTCCGGAAGCGGAAACCAGGGAATGACCGTTTCTCTTCCGGTAATCGAATATGCCAGAGAACTTGGAGTTCCAAAAGAAAAGCTCTATCGGGCACTGTTGGTCAGCAATCTGCTTTCTATTTATCAGAAACATTACATTGGCAGTCTCTCCGCTTTTTGCGGTGCCGTGACTGCAGCCTGTGGAAGCGGAGCCGCTCTGACCTATTTAAGCGGAGGAGACTATGCCGCCATCTGCCGTACCATCACCAATACGCTTGCCAATGTAGGCGGAATCCTGTGTGACGGTGCCAAATCTTCCTGTGCTGCTAAAATTGCTTCTGCCGTAGATGCCGCTATTTTAGCACACCACATGAGTATGAACGGGGATTCTTTCCAACCCGGTGAAGGAATTGTATTGGAAGACACCGAAAATACAATCAAAAATATAGGCTATGTCGGACGTGTCGGTATGAAAGATACGGATGTAGAAATCCTGCATTTAATGATTGGCAGTGTTACACCGTAA